From the genome of Fimbriimonadia bacterium:
GCTTAGGCCGCCGATGAAGTTTCACCGCGTGTCCTCCGTGCAGAACCGATTCCTGCTCGTGGACTTACGAGAGACCGTTGAGCACGACTGGTCGGCGCTGGCTCTCGACGTTTGCTGGGGCGAAGACCGCACTCGGGCCGAGTGTGACGGGCTGTTGGTGTTCGAGCCGGGTGAGCCACTGCGTTTGCGGATGTTCAACCCGGACGGCACAGAGGACTTTTGTGGCAACGGATTGATCTGCGCCGGGGCATACGCATGGCTCACGGGTGCCGTCCATCGGCAGGAGTTTGCGATTCGTCACGGGGAGTCGGACGTTCCGATCGCGCTGAAAGTGGACGCCGGCGAGCCACTTGCGGTGACGATCAGTCTGCCTGAACCGTCCCGCCTCGCGAGTTCCATCCCGATCTCGCTGCCCGATCCGTTGCCCGCCGAAGTCCTACTGCCCGACTTTCCACATCCCATCCGTCCGGTGTCCACGGGCACCGCGCACTCGGTGATCATCATAGACTCGCTGCCCGAGAATACTGAATTCGAGATGCTCAGCCGCCAACTGGAGAACCACCCTGTCTTCCCGGAGCGCACCTCGGTGGAGTGGGTGCAGGTCCTGGCTCCAGGCAGCGTGCGAGTGCGGATTTGGGAGCGTGGGGTAGGCGAAACACTCGGATGTGGGACCGGCTCGGCCGCAGTAGCCGCGGTCACCTATGGGCTGTTGCATCAGGGCGATCTGTGCGTGGTCTCGAAGGGCGGAATGCTTGCGGTGCGCTGGCTCGGAAGCGGCCCCGTTTTCGTCACCGGCCAGCCGCAAATCGAAGCGATGTAGGAGGCCGCCCACATTCCGGCGAAGCGCTTCGATGTATGTCGACTGAGATTGTGGAGCTATTCGAACCCGACGGCACCAGCCGAGGACTCTACGACTCGCGCAACCGACTGAATGATCTTACGGGACGCGAGTGGGTGTTCTCGACGCGCTCGGTGATCCCCAAGGCATATCCGCCATCGTTTCAGTTCGAACTCCGCAGTCGGCACGGTGGCCAGAAGCCGCCAGAGCTGTGCGCGGAGTTGATCCGGACCTTCACCAAACGTGGGGGGAGCGTTCTGGACCCGTTCATGGGGGTCGGCGGGACCCTGCTCGGGGCCTCGGTCATGGGACGGCGTGCCGTCGGGATCGAGATCGAGCGGCGGTGGGTAGACATCTACCAGGAGGTCTGCCGACGCGAGGGCTTGGCGCCACAGGAGACACATGTCGGCGACTGCCTCCAGGTGCTGCCGTCGCTCCGAGGACCGTTCGACTTCGTGCTAACGGACGTCCCTTTCTGGAACATGGATACGGCCAAACGCTCCAACGGAAAGTGGAAGAGGTTCGGGCAAGAGGCCGAGGAGAGGCGCCTGCGCAAGAAGCTGAGTCGCTTCAACGAGAGGGAAATTCGGGGCAAGAGGGAGTGGCTGGAGGAGATGACCACTGCATTCTCACACTGCCTCGAACTGCTGCGACCGAAGGGATACTGCGCCATTATGGTAGGCGACATGTACCAAGGAGGACGTTATCACCTTCTATCGGCTGACCTTGCCAACTCGTTGGAAGGTGTAGGCTGGGTGCTGAAGGCCGACATCGTCTGGTACGATGTGAGTAAGCAACTCCACCTGTACGGCTATCGATACGCATTTATCCCGAGCATCGTCCACCAGCACATTTTGGTATTGAGGAAGGAATGAGCGACCGCCCCCTACGGGTGCTGCAGATCGTCTCGAGCACGAAGAACTCCGGCGGGGAGCGACACGTCCAGTTGCTCGCGCGGATGTTGCATGAGGCTGGACATCGGGTGACTGTAGCGTGCCCATCTACGGGATGGTTGGAACGGGACGGCTTTACTGTTCTGCCGCTGAAGATGCGGGGCATGGGGTTTGTGGCGGGGCTGCGGACACTTCTCAGAGACTCGGCGCGCGACCGATA
Proteins encoded in this window:
- the dapF gene encoding diaminopimelate epimerase; the protein is MKFHRVSSVQNRFLLVDLRETVEHDWSALALDVCWGEDRTRAECDGLLVFEPGEPLRLRMFNPDGTEDFCGNGLICAGAYAWLTGAVHRQEFAIRHGESDVPIALKVDAGEPLAVTISLPEPSRLASSIPISLPDPLPAEVLLPDFPHPIRPVSTGTAHSVIIIDSLPENTEFEMLSRQLENHPVFPERTSVEWVQVLAPGSVRVRIWERGVGETLGCGTGSAAVAAVTYGLLHQGDLCVVSKGGMLAVRWLGSGPVFVTGQPQIEAM
- a CDS encoding class I SAM-dependent methyltransferase, encoding MSTEIVELFEPDGTSRGLYDSRNRLNDLTGREWVFSTRSVIPKAYPPSFQFELRSRHGGQKPPELCAELIRTFTKRGGSVLDPFMGVGGTLLGASVMGRRAVGIEIERRWVDIYQEVCRREGLAPQETHVGDCLQVLPSLRGPFDFVLTDVPFWNMDTAKRSNGKWKRFGQEAEERRLRKKLSRFNEREIRGKREWLEEMTTAFSHCLELLRPKGYCAIMVGDMYQGGRYHLLSADLANSLEGVGWVLKADIVWYDVSKQLHLYGYRYAFIPSIVHQHILVLRKE